The Micromonospora sp. WMMD961 genome has a segment encoding these proteins:
- a CDS encoding amino acid ABC transporter permease yields MNKTQQILFDEPGPRAQRRIRIATVVGAVLLVAAAVAAVHQFASHGELAAARWEPFTTWPIWRYLLNGLWATVRAAAATAVLSAVLGLLLALGRLSAHRPLRWLAGAYVEIFRTVPTLLLIYVTLFALPQYGMNFPLFWKLVVPLVVSNSAAFAEIFRSGILALDRGQTEAGLAVGLRRGQVMALVVLPQALLQLTPSLVSQLVGLLKDTSLGFVVSYTELLYSGQVLSSYTHLLIQTFLVVALIYLVVNASLSKFARVLQAHNGRFGGRRGGRKTDLPPPLIEGTTPR; encoded by the coding sequence ATGAACAAGACGCAACAGATCCTCTTCGACGAACCCGGCCCGCGCGCCCAGCGGCGGATCCGGATCGCCACAGTGGTGGGTGCCGTCCTGCTGGTCGCCGCCGCAGTGGCGGCCGTTCACCAGTTCGCCAGCCACGGCGAGTTGGCCGCCGCCCGGTGGGAACCGTTCACCACCTGGCCGATCTGGCGGTACCTGCTCAACGGCCTCTGGGCCACAGTCCGGGCCGCCGCCGCGACCGCCGTGCTCAGCGCCGTGCTCGGGTTGTTGCTGGCGCTCGGACGCCTCTCCGCGCACCGACCGCTGCGCTGGCTGGCCGGCGCGTACGTGGAGATCTTCCGGACCGTCCCCACCCTGCTGCTGATCTACGTGACGCTGTTCGCGCTGCCGCAGTACGGGATGAACTTCCCGCTCTTCTGGAAGCTCGTGGTGCCGCTGGTGGTGTCCAACTCGGCAGCGTTCGCGGAGATCTTCCGATCCGGCATCCTGGCCCTGGACCGTGGGCAGACCGAGGCCGGACTCGCCGTCGGGCTGCGCCGTGGACAGGTGATGGCGCTGGTGGTCCTGCCCCAGGCGCTGCTCCAACTCACGCCGTCCCTGGTCAGTCAACTGGTCGGGCTGCTCAAGGACACCTCGCTCGGCTTCGTGGTCAGCTACACCGAGCTGCTGTACAGCGGGCAGGTGCTCTCGTCGTACACCCATCTGCTGATCCAGACGTTCCTGGTGGTGGCGCTGATCTACCTCGTGGTCAACGCCTCGCTGTCGAAGTTCGCCCGCGTACTCCAGGCGCACAACGGTCGCTTCGGCGGCCGGCGCGGGGGACGCAAGACCGACCTGCCCCCGCCGCTCATCGAAGGGACCACCCCCCGGTGA
- a CDS encoding amino acid ABC transporter permease has product MDALTAHLSELGHGLVTTVELTVVTTVGAMLLGIVVATLRIAPVPLLRAIGTAYVEVFQNLPLLALLVLFVFALPTIGITFPLFTSAAIVIAVYEGAYLAEAIRAGINTVGVGQAEAARAIGLTFGQSLRHVILPQGLRAVIQPIGNICIALLMNTSLAAAVGVVELTQAANTVNLVEAQPIAVFTGAGLAYMLLALIIGQVTGLLERRLAIVR; this is encoded by the coding sequence ATGGACGCCCTCACCGCCCACCTGAGCGAGCTCGGCCACGGCCTGGTCACGACTGTCGAACTGACAGTCGTGACCACCGTCGGCGCGATGCTGCTGGGCATCGTCGTGGCCACCCTGCGGATCGCACCCGTCCCGCTGTTGCGCGCCATCGGCACGGCGTACGTCGAGGTGTTCCAGAACCTGCCGCTGCTGGCTCTGCTGGTGCTCTTCGTCTTCGCCCTGCCGACCATCGGCATCACGTTCCCGCTGTTCACCTCCGCCGCGATCGTCATCGCCGTGTACGAGGGGGCGTACCTGGCCGAGGCGATCCGCGCCGGGATCAACACGGTCGGCGTCGGCCAGGCCGAGGCGGCCCGCGCCATCGGGTTGACGTTCGGACAGTCCCTGCGGCACGTGATCCTTCCGCAGGGACTGCGGGCGGTCATCCAGCCGATCGGCAACATCTGCATCGCGCTGCTGATGAACACCTCGCTGGCCGCCGCCGTCGGAGTGGTCGAGCTGACCCAGGCGGCCAACACCGTGAACCTGGTCGAGGCCCAACCGATCGCCGTCTTCACCGGCGCGGGTCTCGCCTACATGCTGCTGGCGCTGATCATCGGTCAGGTCACCGGCCTGCTCGAACGAAGGCTGGCGATCGTCCGATGA